Proteins encoded by one window of uncultured Draconibacterium sp.:
- a CDS encoding phosphatase PAP2 family protein, with the protein MGKQLAKIISIIFHPVLVPTIGMFLLLHSGFYFELLLWEAKRFILLVVFFTTCILPMLSVAVLSLNPNFNVSMPTSRDRLIPLLSASVFYYLGFILLKKVQAVPEFKLFMLASVLVIIALLVISLKWKISNHMAAIGSLSGALFALAFRNGVNPVYSILIVVLLAGLIGTARLILGKHNLLQLIAGYGLGFIVLYLVIYFV; encoded by the coding sequence ATGGGCAAACAACTCGCAAAAATAATATCAATAATTTTTCACCCGGTACTGGTACCAACAATTGGAATGTTTCTGTTGCTTCATTCCGGGTTTTATTTTGAATTGCTTTTATGGGAGGCCAAACGTTTTATATTGCTTGTGGTATTTTTTACTACCTGTATTCTTCCGATGCTCTCTGTTGCAGTGTTGTCATTAAATCCGAACTTTAACGTAAGTATGCCCACTAGCAGAGATCGTTTGATCCCTTTGTTGAGTGCCTCTGTTTTTTATTACCTCGGATTTATATTGCTAAAAAAAGTACAGGCAGTTCCTGAATTTAAGTTATTCATGCTGGCTTCGGTTCTGGTAATAATTGCTTTGTTGGTAATTTCGCTAAAATGGAAGATCAGCAATCATATGGCGGCCATTGGTAGTTTATCAGGAGCATTGTTTGCCCTGGCTTTCAGAAATGGGGTGAACCCGGTTTATTCCATACTAATTGTAGTGCTGCTGGCTGGTTTAATTGGTACTGCAAGATTAATTTTGGGAAAACACAACCTGTTGCAACTTATTGCCGGATATGGACTTGGTTTTATCGTGTTGTATTTGGTAATTTATTTTGTGTGA
- a CDS encoding zf-HC2 domain-containing protein — protein sequence MKCNKVHNKLIFFLGKELPVSEMEQVQKHLDECSECALFAAEMKNTLSILDSDKVTDENPFFYTRVKARLENQTEVQLSVRLVLARILQPVAFSIILLLGIYGGFKLGQAPINDFADNSLSEQEMVPYWNELETEPIESFLME from the coding sequence ATGAAATGTAATAAAGTACATAACAAATTAATTTTCTTCCTCGGGAAGGAGCTGCCGGTTTCAGAAATGGAACAGGTTCAGAAACACCTGGATGAGTGTTCTGAATGTGCTCTTTTTGCAGCGGAAATGAAAAATACACTCAGTATTTTGGATAGCGATAAAGTAACAGATGAAAATCCATTCTTTTACACAAGAGTAAAAGCAAGGCTTGAGAATCAGACGGAAGTGCAGCTTTCTGTACGACTCGTTTTGGCCAGGATTCTGCAGCCGGTGGCATTTTCAATAATTCTGTTACTTGGTATTTACGGTGGGTTTAAACTGGGGCAGGCACCTATAAACGATTTTGCCGATAATAGTTTGAGTGAACAGGAAATGGTTCCCTACTGGAACGAACTGGAAACTGAGCCAATTGAATCATTTTTAATGGAATAA
- a CDS encoding inorganic phosphate transporter, whose amino-acid sequence MENFYLILVVVLFALAISDLIVGVSNDAVNFLNSAVGSKAAPKWVIFLMASLGVLIGATFSSGMMEVARKGIFHPDMFVFSEIMIIFLAVMITDVILLDMFNTFGMPTSTTVSIVFELLGAAVTVSIVKIKTMGGSVVMELSQYINSSKALAIITGILLSVFIAFTVGAIVQYFTRMLFTFNYRGPMKYFGSAFGGLAITAITYFIVIKGMKGSTFASIELTSGETVQEWLKHHTGLMLLYSFGFWIVFIQLLKWIFNIKILKVVVLAGTFALAMAFAGNDLVNFIGVPLAGYNSFQAWVADGATNPDTFSMAMLAGKVGTPTFMLLIAGLVMIVTLIMSKKAKSVIATSLDLSRQNEGDERFGSSFAARVIVRGATKFNNRFLNLLPSSLSGRIKARFEPHSYVREDEVDPPSFDKVRASVNLVVASILIAIGTSLKLPLSTTYVTFMVAMGTSLSDRAWDRESAVYRISGVFAVIGGWFLTALIAFTVSGIVALLIAVSGKFMIFVFVVVAIIMVIRTHTMMKKRDQSIAEEDEVIEDADAHEQILEKSSRQMIKAVKSSDQIVKEGISAFLKEDRAGLKKVQEASDKFSKRSKQNRDKVYSTVTKFTDGTLDTSHFYVQMMEHKREMAHAVHFMLEPMIKHVENNHKPFIEEQHAELKDVTGKIDKFFKSVLKDIEGKTFEDLEQLIEERDKILEQIYRMEKNQIKRIKNKLVNTRNSQLFFKLISEMEYLLLHSVNLVKSYRDFITNTLQKN is encoded by the coding sequence ATGGAAAACTTTTACCTGATTCTTGTAGTTGTACTCTTTGCATTAGCTATATCAGACCTGATTGTAGGAGTTAGTAACGATGCTGTAAACTTCCTTAATTCGGCGGTTGGATCGAAAGCGGCTCCCAAGTGGGTGATTTTTTTAATGGCAAGTCTTGGAGTGCTTATAGGAGCTACTTTTTCGAGTGGAATGATGGAAGTAGCGCGGAAAGGAATATTTCATCCCGATATGTTTGTCTTTTCCGAAATCATGATCATTTTTCTTGCAGTAATGATAACAGATGTGATCCTGCTCGACATGTTCAACACTTTTGGAATGCCAACTTCTACAACCGTTTCAATTGTTTTCGAATTACTTGGAGCTGCAGTTACTGTTTCAATTGTGAAGATTAAAACGATGGGGGGCTCCGTTGTTATGGAGTTGTCACAGTACATTAATTCCAGTAAGGCACTGGCAATTATAACCGGAATTTTGCTTTCCGTGTTTATTGCTTTTACAGTTGGGGCGATAGTGCAGTATTTTACACGGATGTTATTCACTTTTAACTATCGCGGGCCAATGAAATATTTTGGTTCGGCATTTGGAGGATTGGCTATAACCGCAATTACCTATTTTATTGTAATTAAAGGAATGAAAGGGTCGACCTTTGCCAGTATTGAGTTAACGAGTGGTGAGACTGTTCAGGAATGGCTGAAACATCATACCGGATTGATGTTGCTATACAGCTTCGGATTTTGGATTGTTTTTATCCAGTTATTAAAATGGATTTTCAACATTAAAATATTAAAGGTTGTAGTATTGGCCGGAACTTTTGCCCTGGCAATGGCGTTTGCCGGAAACGACCTGGTCAACTTTATTGGTGTACCACTGGCCGGTTATAATTCATTTCAGGCGTGGGTAGCCGATGGCGCTACCAATCCGGATACATTTTCGATGGCGATGCTTGCCGGAAAAGTCGGAACACCTACGTTTATGTTATTGATAGCTGGTTTGGTGATGATTGTAACGCTGATCATGTCGAAAAAGGCAAAATCGGTTATTGCTACATCGCTTGATTTGTCGCGACAGAATGAAGGAGATGAACGATTTGGATCTTCTTTTGCCGCCAGGGTAATTGTACGTGGAGCCACAAAGTTCAACAACCGTTTTTTAAATTTGCTGCCATCTTCTCTATCTGGAAGAATCAAAGCTCGTTTCGAACCTCATAGCTATGTTCGTGAAGATGAGGTGGATCCACCGTCGTTTGATAAAGTAAGAGCATCTGTTAACCTTGTTGTGGCCAGTATTTTAATAGCCATAGGTACTTCATTAAAACTTCCGTTATCCACAACATATGTAACATTTATGGTTGCAATGGGTACATCCTTGTCCGATCGGGCGTGGGATCGTGAAAGTGCCGTTTATCGTATTTCTGGCGTATTTGCGGTGATTGGTGGTTGGTTTTTAACGGCATTAATTGCGTTTACTGTGTCGGGTATTGTGGCATTGCTTATTGCAGTTAGTGGTAAGTTTATGATTTTCGTATTTGTTGTTGTGGCAATTATTATGGTCATTCGTACACATACAATGATGAAAAAACGCGATCAGAGTATTGCGGAAGAAGATGAAGTTATTGAAGACGCAGATGCACACGAACAGATTCTGGAGAAGAGTTCGAGGCAAATGATTAAAGCTGTTAAATCAAGTGACCAGATTGTTAAAGAAGGTATTAGTGCTTTCTTAAAAGAAGACCGCGCCGGATTGAAAAAGGTACAGGAGGCATCTGATAAATTCTCTAAACGATCGAAACAAAACCGAGACAAAGTTTATTCTACTGTAACAAAATTCACTGATGGAACATTGGATACCAGTCATTTTTATGTTCAAATGATGGAGCATAAACGTGAAATGGCACATGCTGTACATTTTATGTTGGAGCCAATGATTAAACACGTTGAAAACAATCATAAACCATTTATTGAAGAACAACATGCCGAGTTAAAAGATGTAACCGGAAAAATCGATAAGTTCTTTAAGTCTGTATTAAAGGATATTGAAGGAAAAACCTTTGAAGACCTGGAGCAGTTAATTGAGGAGCGTGATAAAATTCTGGAACAAATCTACAGAATGGAGAAAAACCAGATTAAACGTATTAAAAATAAGTTGGTAAATACACGAAATTCTCAGTTGTTCTTTAAGCTAATATCTGAGATGGAATATTTATTGTTACATTCGGTAAATTTGGTAAAATCGTATCGCGATTTTATAACAAATACCCTTCAGAAAAATTAA
- the asnS gene encoding asparagine--tRNA ligase — protein sequence MARLKIKEILKNGETGSEVVAKGWVRTKRGSKNVNFIALNDGSTIHNLQVVVDVENFDEELLHKITTGAAIAVTGELVESAGSGQSVELNAKSIDLLGAADPEKYPIQPKKHSLEFLRENAHLRFRTNTFSAVFRIRHAMAFAIHKYFNEKGFNYLHTPIVTASDAEGAGQMFRVSTLDPKNPPLTEEGEVDYSQDFFGKATNLTVSGQLEGELGALALGEIYTFGPTFRAENSNTTRHLAEFWMIEPEMAFYDLKDNMDLAEEFLKYCIKYALDNCMDDLQFLAQRLKQEEKSKPQDQRSMDLIEKLEFVLKNEFVRLPYTDAIDVLKNSKPYKKKKFQFPVDWGVDLQSEHERYLVEKHFKCPVILTDYPKDIKAFYMKQNDDGKTVGAMDVLFPGIGEIIGGSQREEDLEKLTTRMEEMDIPAEEMWWYLDTRRFGSVVHSGFGLGFERLMLFVTGMGNIRDVIAFPRAPKNAEF from the coding sequence ATGGCACGTTTAAAAATCAAAGAGATTCTGAAGAATGGAGAAACTGGCAGCGAAGTGGTTGCCAAAGGTTGGGTAAGGACAAAGCGCGGAAGTAAAAATGTAAATTTTATTGCGCTGAACGATGGATCTACAATTCATAATCTTCAGGTGGTTGTTGATGTTGAAAATTTTGATGAGGAGTTATTGCACAAGATAACAACCGGAGCAGCAATTGCTGTTACCGGCGAATTGGTAGAATCGGCCGGAAGCGGGCAAAGCGTTGAGCTTAATGCAAAATCCATTGATTTGCTGGGCGCCGCCGATCCTGAAAAGTATCCGATTCAGCCCAAAAAACATTCGCTCGAGTTTTTGCGTGAAAATGCTCACCTGCGTTTTCGTACCAATACATTTAGCGCCGTTTTCCGTATCCGTCACGCAATGGCTTTTGCCATTCATAAATATTTTAACGAAAAAGGATTTAATTACCTGCACACGCCAATTGTAACGGCCAGCGATGCTGAGGGGGCAGGTCAGATGTTTCGTGTGTCAACACTCGATCCTAAAAATCCGCCGTTGACTGAAGAAGGCGAGGTAGATTACTCTCAGGACTTTTTCGGAAAAGCCACCAATTTAACAGTGTCTGGTCAGTTGGAAGGCGAATTGGGTGCATTGGCATTGGGCGAGATTTATACGTTTGGTCCAACATTCCGTGCCGAGAATTCGAATACCACACGTCACCTGGCTGAGTTCTGGATGATCGAACCAGAAATGGCTTTTTACGATCTGAAAGACAACATGGATTTGGCAGAAGAATTTCTGAAATATTGTATAAAATATGCACTTGATAATTGTATGGACGACCTGCAGTTTCTGGCGCAAAGACTAAAACAGGAAGAAAAAAGTAAACCGCAGGATCAGCGTTCGATGGATTTAATTGAAAAGTTGGAGTTTGTTCTTAAGAACGAATTTGTGCGCCTGCCATACACCGATGCAATTGATGTATTGAAAAACTCAAAACCATATAAAAAGAAAAAATTTCAGTTCCCGGTCGACTGGGGAGTTGATTTGCAAAGTGAGCACGAACGTTATCTTGTGGAAAAACATTTTAAATGTCCGGTAATTCTTACCGATTATCCGAAAGATATTAAAGCGTTCTATATGAAGCAGAACGATGATGGTAAAACTGTTGGAGCAATGGATGTTCTGTTTCCGGGAATTGGCGAAATTATTGGAGGTTCGCAGCGAGAAGAGGATCTTGAGAAACTAACTACCCGCATGGAAGAAATGGATATCCCGGCTGAAGAAATGTGGTGGTATCTGGATACACGCCGATTTGGTTCGGTGGTTCACAGCGGCTTTGGTCTTGGTTTCGAGCGCCTTATGCTTTTTGTTACCGGAATGGGTAATATCAGAGACGTGATCGCATTCCCACGTGCACCAAAAAATGCCGAATTTTGA
- the rpoN gene encoding RNA polymerase factor sigma-54 — protein MEQKLTLQQKLLQKLSPQQIQVIKLLEIPTMQLEQRIKKELEENPVLELESDNPASVDDQVDDNSDNNSDVDNEEFSMDDYYEDDEIPTYKLNVNNYSKDDKYIDVPFSVGTSFHEFLNEQLGLADLNDEEQQLAEYIIGNIDDDGYLRRDLMAISDDLAFNMNLDVPEEKLEKILLAIQEFDPPGIAARDLRECLLLQLNRKDEHEYKLAKTIVKDYFAEFTKKHYDKIRTKLELTEEELKKGIDEVLKLNPKPGSSYSNPLNKSNQHIVPDFILELVDGELSLSLNQRNVPELKINDTYSEMLRTMSQNQKSQKTDKEAMIFVKQKMDSAKWFIDAIHQRQTTLLLTMSEIISFQKEYFQEGDETKLRPMILKDIAERTGLDISTISRVSNSKYIQTHFGIYPLKYFFSEGLAKDDGEEVSTREIKKILQECIAGEDKHRPLTDEKLAQILKEKSYNIARRTVAKYREQLGIPVARLRKEL, from the coding sequence ATGGAGCAAAAACTAACATTACAACAGAAGCTGCTCCAAAAGTTATCACCTCAGCAAATTCAGGTGATCAAGCTTTTGGAAATCCCAACTATGCAACTCGAGCAGCGAATCAAAAAGGAATTGGAAGAGAATCCGGTTTTGGAATTAGAATCGGATAATCCCGCGTCGGTTGATGATCAGGTGGATGATAATAGCGATAATAACTCGGACGTTGATAACGAAGAGTTTTCGATGGATGATTATTATGAGGACGATGAAATTCCAACTTACAAGTTAAACGTAAACAATTACTCCAAAGACGATAAATACATTGATGTTCCTTTTTCGGTAGGTACAAGTTTTCATGAATTTTTAAATGAACAGCTGGGACTTGCCGATTTAAATGATGAGGAGCAGCAACTGGCCGAATATATTATCGGAAATATTGATGATGATGGTTATTTAAGAAGAGATTTAATGGCCATTAGCGACGATTTGGCCTTTAACATGAATCTTGATGTTCCGGAGGAAAAACTGGAGAAAATCTTATTGGCCATTCAGGAGTTTGATCCTCCGGGAATTGCAGCACGCGATTTGCGCGAGTGTTTGCTGCTTCAATTAAACCGAAAGGATGAACACGAATATAAGCTCGCCAAAACGATTGTAAAAGATTATTTTGCAGAGTTTACAAAAAAGCATTACGATAAAATTCGTACAAAGCTTGAATTGACCGAAGAAGAGTTGAAAAAGGGAATCGATGAAGTATTGAAGTTGAATCCGAAACCGGGAAGTTCTTACAGTAATCCTTTAAATAAATCGAACCAGCATATTGTTCCTGATTTTATTCTTGAACTGGTTGACGGAGAATTAAGTTTATCGTTGAATCAGCGAAATGTTCCGGAACTAAAAATCAACGATACCTATTCGGAAATGCTGAGAACCATGAGCCAAAACCAAAAGTCGCAAAAAACCGATAAAGAGGCAATGATTTTTGTGAAACAAAAAATGGATTCGGCAAAATGGTTTATCGATGCAATTCACCAACGGCAAACAACATTGTTGCTTACCATGTCAGAGATCATTAGCTTTCAGAAAGAATATTTTCAGGAAGGAGACGAGACCAAACTTCGGCCAATGATTTTAAAAGACATTGCAGAAAGAACAGGACTCGATATTTCTACTATATCAAGGGTTTCGAACAGTAAGTATATTCAAACACATTTTGGTATTTATCCGCTCAAATATTTCTTTTCAGAAGGTTTGGCAAAAGATGACGGCGAGGAAGTATCTACCCGCGAGATAAAAAAGATTTTGCAGGAGTGTATTGCCGGAGAAGATAAGCACCGGCCTTTAACCGATGAAAAGCTGGCCCAGATTTTAAAGGAAAAATCATATAACATTGCCCGACGAACAGTTGCAAAATACCGCGAACAACTGGGAATTCCGGTAGCACGTTTGCGCAAAGAATTGTAA
- a CDS encoding periplasmic heavy metal sensor gives MARKNTNRILIWVVVILAATNLSMGFSFWYHKQQDKKAAEAQQVEMPSEQRTRFFREQLNLQPEQVELFRELNRTYNRSARRISDQLTLLRIEMVEEMGKAEADTTKLHSISSEIGAMHKTLKDVTADYYLDMKAVCDENQQEKLKEVFLSMTKSKEDVSLPQRGGRRYGWQNRE, from the coding sequence ATGGCACGAAAAAATACAAATCGCATATTAATTTGGGTGGTCGTAATTCTGGCAGCCACAAACCTGTCGATGGGATTTTCGTTTTGGTACCACAAACAACAGGATAAAAAAGCTGCAGAAGCACAACAGGTTGAGATGCCCTCGGAACAACGGACGCGTTTTTTCCGCGAGCAGTTAAACCTGCAACCCGAACAGGTAGAGTTATTTAGGGAATTGAATAGAACGTATAACCGGAGTGCCCGCCGGATATCCGATCAACTGACTCTTCTCAGAATTGAAATGGTAGAAGAAATGGGAAAAGCTGAGGCTGACACCACAAAACTTCATTCGATTTCAAGCGAAATAGGAGCGATGCACAAAACCTTAAAGGACGTAACTGCAGATTATTATCTCGATATGAAAGCAGTTTGCGACGAGAACCAACAGGAGAAACTAAAGGAAGTTTTCCTGTCGATGACAAAATCAAAAGAAGATGTTTCGTTGCCTCAACGTGGTGGCCGACGCTACGGATGGCAGAACAGAGAGTAA
- a CDS encoding DUF4405 domain-containing protein yields MKTKFSWRAFISFGLTWAILVILVSGVILYVAPPGRYAHWVNWELAGFSKEGWQAIHTLFSLGFIVLSIFHLFSVNWKSFVSYIKSKSTKGFNKKKELLFSIIAILVFFFGTIFAVPPFQTVMDLGEAATESWEKTEERAPVPHAELLTLAELAHQLDIESVEEITRKLDSHKIAYKDTHTQTLQEIGEANDSTPLEIYEIIEKKPANQGQGMGVGRKTIEDFSKELNKSTDELMQILEKNNIEAKATETLRTIGENNDLPPRDVYKLLSE; encoded by the coding sequence ATGAAAACGAAGTTTAGCTGGCGTGCTTTTATTAGTTTTGGATTAACCTGGGCTATTTTAGTGATCCTGGTATCGGGTGTAATTTTGTATGTAGCTCCTCCGGGACGTTACGCCCATTGGGTAAACTGGGAATTGGCAGGTTTTTCAAAAGAAGGATGGCAAGCCATTCACACCCTGTTTTCGCTGGGTTTTATAGTGCTTTCAATTTTTCACCTTTTCTCGGTGAACTGGAAATCATTTGTTTCGTACATCAAATCAAAATCAACAAAAGGATTTAATAAAAAGAAAGAACTACTATTCTCGATCATAGCTATTTTGGTATTTTTCTTCGGGACTATTTTTGCTGTTCCTCCCTTTCAAACTGTAATGGATTTAGGCGAAGCAGCAACTGAATCGTGGGAGAAAACTGAAGAGCGGGCACCCGTTCCTCATGCTGAATTACTAACGCTTGCCGAATTGGCCCATCAACTTGATATCGAGTCGGTAGAAGAAATTACCCGCAAGTTAGACAGTCATAAAATTGCTTACAAGGATACGCACACCCAAACTTTGCAGGAAATAGGAGAAGCGAACGACTCAACTCCTTTGGAGATTTATGAGATTATTGAAAAGAAACCGGCAAATCAAGGTCAGGGAATGGGTGTTGGCAGAAAAACCATTGAAGACTTTTCAAAAGAACTCAATAAAAGTACCGATGAGTTGATGCAGATTCTCGAAAAGAACAACATTGAGGCAAAAGCTACAGAAACCTTGCGTACCATTGGTGAGAATAATGATCTTCCACCGCGCGATGTTTACAAATTGCTCTCTGAATAA
- a CDS encoding response regulator transcription factor: MSENQFKVLLVDDELDILEFLSYNLEKEGYEVHTARNGVEAIEVAEKQVPHLIILDVMMPEMDGIAACEELRKIPALSSTVIAFLTARGEDYSQIAGFEAGADDYITKPVRPKVLVSRVKALLKRTGEATQPVEVVDTNTVTIGNLLIDKERYLIRIGDNEMILPRKEFELLSLLVSKPGKVFTREEIYYSVWGENVVVGDRTIDVHIRKLREKIGNEHIKTLKGIGYKFVE; the protein is encoded by the coding sequence ATGAGTGAAAATCAATTTAAAGTATTATTGGTTGATGACGAGTTGGACATCCTGGAATTCCTTAGTTACAACCTTGAAAAAGAGGGCTATGAGGTACACACCGCAAGAAATGGTGTTGAAGCAATTGAAGTTGCAGAAAAACAGGTTCCACATCTCATTATACTCGACGTAATGATGCCGGAAATGGATGGCATTGCTGCCTGCGAAGAACTTCGGAAAATTCCGGCCCTAAGCAGTACGGTTATTGCCTTTTTAACTGCCCGCGGCGAAGACTACTCGCAAATTGCAGGCTTTGAAGCCGGTGCCGACGATTATATCACCAAACCGGTTCGTCCTAAAGTTCTGGTTAGCAGAGTAAAAGCCTTATTAAAACGCACAGGCGAAGCAACACAACCCGTTGAGGTGGTTGACACCAACACAGTTACCATCGGCAATCTGCTTATTGACAAAGAGCGCTACCTTATTCGTATTGGCGACAATGAAATGATATTGCCAAGAAAAGAGTTTGAGCTGCTTTCACTTTTGGTTTCGAAGCCTGGAAAAGTATTTACCCGCGAAGAAATTTATTATTCGGTTTGGGGCGAAAACGTTGTGGTTGGCGACCGAACAATTGATGTTCATATTCGTAAGCTTCGTGAAAAAATTGGCAACGAACACATTAAAACATTGAAAGGAATCGGGTACAAATTTGTTGAATAA
- a CDS encoding ATP-binding protein — translation MRTYSSKFLAILVAVILTVLALGIALLAHYLGENILVIAAFTLVFFGAAYFAILYIIKKYIIDRIKPLYNTIRDLPLSGKKMDEKLDSNSLLMNVKYEVEEWAKSQLKEIERLKELEKYRKDFVGNVSHELKTPIFNIQGYVLTLLEGGLEDPKINKLYLKRTEKSIDRMVSIVEDLESITKLESGELQLNMTRFDIVKTVEEVIEMEQWQASESQITVQIINKPDRPIFVRADKKRILEVVTNLIVNGVKYGKENGYVNISFHDLEDNIIVEVADNGIGIDKKDLRRIFERFFRVDKSRSREQGGTGLGLSIVKHIIEAHNQSINVRSVLDQGTTFNFTLEKQK, via the coding sequence ATGAGAACTTATTCTTCGAAATTCCTTGCCATACTGGTTGCTGTAATTTTAACCGTCCTAGCATTAGGTATTGCCCTGTTAGCACACTACCTTGGCGAGAACATTCTGGTAATAGCCGCTTTTACCCTGGTCTTTTTTGGAGCCGCATATTTTGCCATTTTATACATTATTAAGAAGTACATTATCGACCGCATCAAGCCACTTTACAACACGATTCGCGATCTTCCGCTTAGTGGGAAAAAGATGGATGAAAAACTGGACTCCAACAGCTTGCTGATGAATGTAAAATATGAAGTTGAAGAGTGGGCAAAATCGCAATTAAAAGAAATTGAGCGACTAAAAGAACTTGAAAAATACCGTAAGGATTTTGTTGGAAATGTATCGCACGAATTAAAAACCCCGATTTTCAATATTCAAGGTTATGTTTTAACCCTTTTAGAGGGCGGACTTGAAGACCCGAAGATTAATAAACTTTACCTAAAACGCACCGAGAAAAGTATTGACCGGATGGTATCGATTGTTGAAGATCTGGAATCGATAACCAAACTGGAATCGGGAGAATTGCAGCTAAACATGACACGTTTCGACATTGTAAAAACCGTTGAGGAGGTAATTGAAATGGAACAATGGCAAGCGTCTGAAAGCCAGATCACAGTGCAAATTATAAACAAACCCGATCGTCCAATTTTTGTACGTGCCGACAAAAAACGAATTCTCGAAGTGGTTACCAACCTCATCGTTAACGGGGTAAAATATGGAAAAGAAAACGGTTATGTCAACATTTCGTTTCACGATCTGGAAGACAATATCATTGTGGAAGTTGCTGATAACGGAATTGGAATTGACAAAAAAGACCTTCGTCGCATTTTTGAGCGTTTCTTCCGTGTCGATAAATCACGATCGCGCGAACAAGGAGGTACCGGACTTGGTCTTTCCATTGTAAAACATATTATCGAGGCTCATAATCAATCTATTAATGTTAGAAGTGTGCTCGATCAGGGCACCACGTTTAACTTCACTCTCGAAAAACAAAAATAG
- a CDS encoding sigma-70 family RNA polymerase sigma factor, whose product MSDTEIIEQLKQGNELAFKKLVDTHQKLVVNTCYGLVQNREDAEDVAQEVFVEVYRNIDKFRADAKLSTWLYRIAVNRSLNHIRDNKKHKWFQGFEDEVAEKSRELLQARTADSDEPEYDFENKQRAIILGEAINSLPKNQKVAFTLSKYEDLSYQEIAEVMDLSVSSVESLLFRAKKGLQKKLYKCYKKKCM is encoded by the coding sequence ATGTCTGACACCGAAATTATAGAACAACTAAAACAGGGAAATGAACTGGCTTTTAAGAAGCTGGTTGATACCCACCAAAAACTGGTGGTGAATACCTGCTATGGCTTGGTGCAGAATCGTGAAGATGCCGAAGATGTAGCACAGGAAGTTTTTGTGGAGGTATACCGTAACATCGACAAATTCAGAGCAGATGCAAAATTATCAACGTGGTTGTATCGCATTGCCGTAAATCGTTCGCTCAATCACATTCGCGATAACAAAAAACACAAATGGTTTCAGGGATTTGAAGATGAAGTGGCAGAAAAAAGCAGGGAGCTGTTACAAGCCAGAACTGCAGATTCGGATGAACCGGAATACGATTTCGAGAACAAACAGCGGGCAATAATTTTAGGGGAGGCAATTAATAGTTTGCCAAAAAATCAGAAGGTAGCATTTACGCTTAGCAAATACGAAGACCTTTCGTACCAAGAAATTGCTGAGGTTATGGATCTATCGGTTTCGTCGGTTGAGTCGCTTTTGTTCCGGGCAAAAAAAGGCCTGCAGAAAAAATTATACAAGTGCTACAAAAAAAAGTGCATGTAA
- a CDS encoding DUF2202 domain-containing protein — MKTLEKFGILVLAAGALFFTSCSETESIDESLALADKSVEFAAICQDSCTFDEELTDADIEGLLLMREEEKLAHDVYMHFYGVYGQQIFLNIANSEQSHMDAVLVLLDGYGIDDSALGGEGEFSNETLAELYAQLIDKGSASLAEALKVGATVEDLDIYDLKGLLSETENTDIIRVYENLLQGSENHMRGFVRNLEALGESYTPQFISVEEFEAILAGSSGQAYGAGGNGYGNGGQRNGQGGSSGYNTADGDCDGTGTSSTKGNQGGRQNGKQGS; from the coding sequence ATGAAAACATTAGAAAAATTCGGAATTTTAGTATTGGCAGCGGGAGCATTATTTTTTACTTCCTGCTCGGAAACAGAAAGTATTGATGAATCGTTGGCATTAGCCGATAAAAGTGTAGAGTTTGCAGCTATATGTCAGGACAGTTGTACTTTCGATGAAGAATTGACTGACGCCGATATTGAAGGATTGCTGTTGATGCGCGAGGAAGAAAAACTGGCGCATGATGTTTATATGCATTTCTACGGGGTTTATGGCCAACAGATATTTCTGAATATTGCCAACAGCGAGCAAAGTCATATGGATGCGGTGCTTGTACTTCTTGACGGATATGGAATTGACGATTCTGCACTGGGTGGCGAAGGCGAATTCTCGAACGAAACATTGGCCGAATTGTATGCCCAATTAATTGATAAGGGATCGGCAAGTTTGGCTGAGGCACTAAAAGTTGGCGCAACCGTTGAAGATTTGGATATTTATGATTTGAAAGGTCTGCTTTCCGAAACAGAAAACACCGATATAATTCGTGTGTACGAAAACTTGCTGCAAGGTTCGGAAAATCATATGCGTGGATTTGTGCGTAATTTGGAAGCGCTAGGTGAAAGCTACACACCTCAATTTATCTCTGTTGAAGAGTTTGAAGCAATCCTGGCTGGATCAAGCGGTCAGGCATATGGTGCCGGAGGAAACGGATATGGAAACGGAGGACAACGAAATGGACAGGGAGGCTCATCCGGATATAATACTGCAGATGGTGATTGTGATGGAACAGGAACGTCATCAACTAAAGGAAACCAGGGTGGTCGTCAGAATGGGAAACAGGGGAGTTAA